In the genome of Stomoxys calcitrans chromosome 4, idStoCalc2.1, whole genome shotgun sequence, the window ctatCCCACTGTGACTTTCTGCCAgtgcatatattttttatgcttttattttaaataatgtGGAAGAAAAAGTTTTTATCGTGAACATCAGAATAAAAAGAAATGCTATGATTGATTTGTTTCAGTATCAATTAGTAGAGCTACAAAGTACATACGCATCATAATCGAATAATACAATGAACAGGTTGTTTGGTGTTTTCGTTTTGATTTTCTTTATATGTGTCATTGGATGTCAAACCGCTGTCATATCTGATGCCAATGTACCACCCTATGGTAATGAGGCATCGTCAAGATTGCAGAAACGATCAGCGATGCCTCATGCGGATATACCCAACTGTCACGCTCTCAGACATGATGGAAGGTGTGCAACTCAATTCGGGGGAATAAGAAGTAGAGGACGCTCCAATGCCATGGCATACAAAGGTGTAAGTATTTGTTACCACTGTAACCTATCAAGAGTTGATCGAATGAAACATATGTAGCTTGTGAACCAATGGTCATAGAGAACAAAACTGTTATAATCCACACCATAATGGTACTATTTTCACTTTTTAGTCGTGATTAATCAACATTTGTAACTGACATCAATACAATTTTAAATGAGTGCAAAGAAGAACTTTGAATTAATTGCTAGGTAATCAATTAGTGGCGTATGGTTTTGTGCAGTCGGTACTGCTCGACTCGACTCGGTACTGCTCGACGATTTATATACCCCCgacagatgggggtatataaattttgtcattccgtttgcaacacatttcaGTTTTGAGACCTGTAGCCGATTGAGCTACAGTGAAagaaccattttgtactttttaaaTCTTTTAGTTCCCCAACATAAATTTCCCAGTTGTAcctaaatgccaaatttcagaactccGAAGCCGTAAAAAAAGTATCAAATAAAGTCCCAAActgtaccaattgcggtactaaacgtaataTCTTTGCGAATTCCGGtagtatttttaaatatttatacttaAACCTATAGAATGCGGGTATATTAGTCTaagcattccgtttgtaaagcctcgaaatattggtctgtgaCACCATAACGtcgggtcgatctagccatatccgtccgtccatctgtcgaaataacgGTAGTGGTCGAACTCGTgaactaaccgcttgaaattttcggaCATATCGGATAGAAATTTGTAACAAAAACTTGTGCCTTGACTTGCAGCATCAATCCCAAGTACGGTCCTAGTCGGTATATAAACtattatagcccccatataaaccgatccccggttttgaattcttgagcccataaaagactccATTTTCataccatttggctgaaatttggaacacagacttgtgttatgacttccatcgtccttgtcaagtacggtcttagTCGGTGTATAAACTGTTGTatccccaatataaaccgatccccggatttgacttctggagccctagaagccttaattttgatcggatttgcctgaaatttggaacaaaaacctGTTCCatggcttccaacatccatggcaaATACGGTCTTGGTCGgactataaactgatataacccccatataagccaattcccggatt includes:
- the LOC106094408 gene encoding uncharacterized protein LOC106094408, which gives rise to MNRLFGVFVLIFFICVIGCQTAVISDANVPPYGNEASSRLQKRSAMPHADIPNCHALRHDGRCATQFGGIRSRGRSNAMAYKGGKTVEKKTGFWTKVGDWFKG